The following are encoded together in the Rhizoctonia solani chromosome 10, complete sequence genome:
- a CDS encoding Retrotransposable element Tf2 protein, protein MFLPRDSKHWQSTYMICFTIGSDPFCVCRIIIAYFKIGFGSFICTLPHAVFHNSIHTALAPHTPTPVPLVVPAVAQFHPIPNHPLAAHLPLRETCQKWNQSRPLALSSRLSQPSQPPLGPYRTRSAPKANSSASSKPYAKRPRTFSATRTKGNHPNPSTAWPIDWACHPSFSYRRQADTPRTARPGFKDPFRPTRGTTGYDSKEEQPRRIKEEPCGALRDLRTLTPFSLGSDTKRPKMELPDPFKGEIRGQKAVQWLDRMLLWGALHRDQFEEDEQLIVWILYHMEDKAADWSLPLIGSILKGETNAPTTIPAMTTKFKEAFADPDAKRAAARKIAALTQTTTTSDIPDELEAIFAASIKIDNIRRENEENRPKKLPAKSLATAATTSTTTTHNESAYRKTPTMSHLRKGLPPRVWPLCPPHPSANGHTHSIPFLVCPIGNTLAILGMTWLTAEAPLIDWQQGLVTFPEQAQIASEEEADSDPLADLPPQYHEFAKVFGEEEFKVLPPHREYDISIDLVPDAKLSPGPIYGMTDAESKALKQHIDEELATGKIRPSTSSAGAPVMFVKKADGSLRLVVDYRKLNDVTHKNVYPLPRQDDLMAKLRHAKIFTKLDLRWGYNNVRIKEGDEWKTAFRTKYGLFEYLVMPFGLTNAPAAFQHFMNDLFRDLIDVTVVIYLDDILIFSENPKDHPTHVREVLSRLMKNQLFCKLSKCHFHVTTVNYLGIVISPSGFSMDQKKVEAVTSWPQPRTVKQLSSTPSAQPHQKGNPLVMGRPREAAFQELKVLVTKSPVLIHSNPELPYYLETDASGVAMGAILRAEGNYDTHDKELLAIIKALEEWRIFLEATDKPVQVFTDHRNLEKTIRQADALSRRSDYVDTPQEPEVMLPSEVFANTSEEELEIVTEVRSKLREDPSLEPIIQFLTKDANNAPPSIRKAYRDYNWEEDLLWYRGKLVVPDNEPLKERLLREFHDSPLAGHPGFPKSQGHDAILVVIDSFSKFGHFIPTSKKVTARGLADLFITHVWKLHGLPVKTVLDRGTTFTGKFLRALYQRLGVKPAFSSAYHPESDGQTERVNQFIEFYLQYAYNNAKHAATGKTPFELVYGQSPVMNPSNVPANVPEADDVADTLAREWKEAESALRLSKERMTRNQGTVPEYSIGEKVWLDGKNVELRTNSNKLDPKRLGPFKILEKISSHAYRLELPETLKIHDVFYVGCYQRARSPSQPFPERPLPLKHRRGGIVEVEKIIDSKTSTRKVFYLIKWKGYGPEDNSWEPEELLEHSQEEIQRFNKLRLKKARDSAKSL, encoded by the exons ATGTTTCTGCCAAGAGATTCCAAGCATTGGCAGAGTACTTACATGATT TGCTTTACAATTGGCTCTGATCCATTCTGTGTATGCAGAATCATCATTGCCTACTTCAAGATTGG GTTTGGGTCTTTCATCT gcacccttccccacgccgtttttcacaattccatccacaccgctctggcgccccacacccctactcccgtccctctagTCGTACCAGCCGTCGCTcagttccatcccattcccaaccacccactcgcagcccatctcccactgcGCGAGACTTGTCAgaaatggaaccagagccgaccattagcgctctcctcaaggctgtcacagccctcacagccaccgttGGGTCCTTACAGGACCAGATCCgctcccaaggccaacagctcagcgagctcaaagccatatgcaaagaGACCGCGGACCTTCTCggcgacaaggaccaaggggaaccacccaaacccaagcacagcctggcccattgactgggcctgtcacccctccttcTCATACAGGAGACAAGCCGACACTCCAAGAACGGCTAGGCCTGGGTTCAAAGACCCTTTCCGCCCTACCAGAGGCACCACTGGGTACgactccaaggaagaacaGCCAAGgaggatcaaggaagaaccTTGCGGAGCGCTTAGGGATCTGAGGACCCTCACTCCCTTCAGTTTGGGCTCGGACACCAAAcgtcccaaaatggagctacCAGATCCATTTAAGGGGGAGATCCGAGGGCAAAAGGCGGTTCAATGGCTGGACCGCATGCTGTTATGGGGGGCCCTGcacagggaccaatttgaGGAAGACGAGCAGTTGATTGtctggatcctctaccacatggaGGATAAAGCCGCTGATTGGTCACTCCCTCTTATTGGAAGTATCCTCAAGGGTGAAACCAATGCCCCCACGACCATCCCGGCCATGACAACCAAGttcaaggaagcctttgcGGATCCCGATGCCAAAAGGGCGgctgccaggaagattgccgcgctgactcagaccacaaccacgtcGGA CATTCCCGACGAGTTGGAGGCTATCTTTGCTGCctccatcaaaattgacaacattcgTCGGGAGAACGAGGAGAACCGTCCCAAGAAGCTCCCTGCCAAGTCCTTGGCCACCGCGGCcactacctccaccactaccacacACAACGAGTCCGCCTATCGGAAGACCCCAACTATGTCACACCTGAGGAAGGGATTGCCGCCGCgtgtctggcctttgt gtccaccTCACccctcggccaatggccatacccactccatcccatttcttgtttgccccattggcaacaccctggcgatcctaggcatgacatggttaacagcagaagctcctcttatcgattggcaacagggactagttacattccctgaacaggctcaaattgcctccgaggaagaagcagactcaGACCCCttagcagacctcccccctcagtaccatgagtttgctaaggtttttggcgaagaagaatttaaggtcctccctccacatagggagtatgacatctctattgaccttgtcccggatgccaaactgtctcctggccccatatacggcatgaccgacgcagaatcaaaggcgctaaaacagcatattgatgaggaattagcaacgggcaaaatccgccctagtacctcctcagcaggcgccccggtcatgtttgtgaagAAGGCTGATGGGTCCCTCCGACTAGTcgttgattacaggaagttgaatgacgTCACGCACAAGAACGTATACCCACTCCCTAGGCAAGACGACTTGATGGCCAAGCTTAGGCACGCAAAGATCTTCACGAAATtggacttacgctggggatataataacgtcaggatcaaggaaggagatgaatggaagacggctttcAGGACTAAATATGGGCTATTCGAATATCTagttatgccttttggtctcACTAATGCcccggccgccttccaacatttcatgaacgaccTATTCCGGGATCttattgacgtcacagtggtcatTTACTTGGACGATAtcctgattttctcagaaaaCCCTAAGGATCACCctacccatgtcagggaagttctGTCTCggttaatgaagaaccagctattctgtaaactgtccaagtgccatttccacgtcaccacggTCAATTATCTTGGTATTGTTATATCCCCAtcaggcttctccatggatcagaagaaggtaGAGGCAGTTACATCATGGCCTCAACCcagaacggtcaaacag ctcagtagcacgccctctgcacaacctcaccagaaaggaaaccccttggtcatggggcgaCCTAGAGAAGCAGCATTTCaggagttgaaggttcttgtTACCAAGTCGCCGgttctcatccattccaacccagaacTCCCCTATTATCTTGAGACCGACGcctcaggggtagccatgggagccattctTA gggcagaaggAAACTACGACActcatgacaaggaactcctagccatcatcaaagccctggaggaatggcgtattttcctggaagctacAGACAAGCCAGTTCAGGTATTTACAGATCACCGCAAccttga gaaaacaatcaggcAAGCCGACGCCTTGTCCAGACGATCGGACTATGTGGACACcccccaagaaccagaagtcatgctaccaTCAGAGGTCTTTGCAAACACATCAGAGGAAGAGCTGGAAATTGTTACAGAAGTACGCTCTAAACTGAGGGAAGACCCCTCCCTAGAgcccatcatccaattcctgacCAAAGATGCCAATAACGCTCCACCATCAATAAGAaaagcttacagagactacaattgggaagaggatctCCTGTGGTATCGGGGGAAACTGGTGGTTCCAGACAATGAACCCCTGAAAGAAAGActcctcagggaattccatgactcccccctAGCAGGACACCCGG GGTTTCCCAAGTCCCAAGGACACGACGCCATACTGGTGGTAAtagactccttctccaaatttggccatttcatccccacttccaagaaggtcacagcaaGGGGTCTGGCGGATCTATTCATTAcccacgtctggaaactccatggacTACCTGTCAAAACAGTCTTGGATAGAGGAACTAccttcacagggaaattcctaagggcactttACCAGCGACTTGGAGTAAAACCAGCATTCTCTTCGGCTTATCACCCAGAGTCAGATGGGCAAACGGAAAgagtcaaccagttcatcgaGTTTTACCTAC aatatgcgtacaataatgccaaacacgCAGCAACAGGAAAAACACCCTTTGAACTGGTCTACGGACAAAGCCCAGTGATGAACCCCtccaacgtcccagccaACGTTCCAGAGGCAGACGATGTAGCAGACACACTAGCacgggaatggaaggaagccgagTCAGCTCTCAGATTAagcaaagaacggatgacCAGGAACCAAGGAACAGTACCGGAGTACTCGATAGGAGagaaagtctggctggatggaaaGAACGTAGAACTCAGGACTAATTCCAACAAATTGGACCCCAAACGTCTTGGTCCCTTCAAAAtccttgagaaaatctccagtcacgcctaccgcctagagCTCCCAGagaccctgaaaatccatgacgtcttTTATGTTGGCTGCTATCAAAGAGCCCGATCACCAAGTCAGCCATTCCCAGAACGAcccctccccctgaaacatagaaggggaggaatAGTAGAAGTGGAAaagatcattgactcaaaaACGTCAACGAGGAAAGTGTTCtacctgataaaatggaaaggttacggtccagaagacaattcatgggaacccgaggaactcctggagcatagtcaagaggagatccaacgcttcaacaagttgcgactgaaaaaggctcgtgactccgccaagagcctttaa
- a CDS encoding integrase core domain protein, with the protein MSNEGPDKCKLKCNNCGKIGHWAAECQGPGGGVFKPNHPNKGSQPNRRFNAPGKARNGNAHMHIAISNNSKHKEYVFLMLEDEISLIAIDCNAFLDYTKSSSYIAGVTGKEPIMGQGTVELFSHAKFACKPNQLIISN; encoded by the exons ATGAGTAATGAAGGCCCAGATAAGTGTAAATTGAAATGCAATAACTGCGGAAAGATTGGACACTGGGCAGCTGAATGCCAAGGTCCAGGTGGAGGCGTATTCAAGCCAAATCATCCAAATAAAGGCAGTCAACCAAACAGAAGATTCAATGCACCAGGAAAAGCTAGGAATGGCAATGCCCACATGCATATAGCCATATCTAATAACTCCAAACATAAAGAATATGTGTTCTTGATGCTTGAGGATGAAATAAGCCTGATAG CAATTGATTGTAATGCATTCTTGGATTATACCAAGTCATCCAGCTACATTGCTGGAGTCACTGGCAAAGAGCCAATCATGGGCCAAGGCACTGTAGAGCTATT CTCACATGCCAAGTTTGCCTGCAAACCTAATCAGCTTATCATTAGTAACTGA